GTATTCAAACTGGGCTAATTACCTTTTTACCACCGCTTGTTTTCGCATTGTTTTACCCAAAAGGTTTCGTGATGGCATTGGGTTATGCGGCAATCGCGCTGTCTATCTTAGCGTTATTACTGCCAAGTGCGATGGTTCTCAAATCTCGTGATGTTAACCCCCGCAAATATCAAGTACTCGGCGGTAAGCCAGCATTAGTGATTGTGTTCTTGTGTGGTATTGCAGTTATCGGTATCCAGCTCGGTATTGTCTTCAAAGTTCTGCCGGATATTGGCTAACACTAACGAGTTATTGTTTTGATTTAGAAAGCCAGTTCTCTCGCAGAACTGGCTTTTTTCATTTACTTGGATCACTAAAAACACTTTTTGTACTCTAAGACGCTAATTTTCTTGCTATCATAATGATAATAGTTATCATTAGCACGGATTGATAAAAACAGATATATCTAATTCTGGCATTATTCAGAAAACCGATTATGATATTAGATATATCGGTTTTTAATTTTTTGCACATTTACTGAGAGACCAAATGGACAATCCAAAAATCCTCGAGACATGTCTATGTGAGGGTAAAAGTGTTCGGCGCATGTTTAATCCAAAACAACTGCGTATTTATATTTTGCATTTACTCGTAGATGGCGCGAATTATGGTTATGAACTGATAAAAAAAATCAGTGAGAAGACAGCAGGATTTTATTGTCCGAGCCCTGGCGTGATTTATCCAACACTGACATTGTTGGAAGAGCTGGGTTTTATTTCAACCAGCAAAGAAACGGGCAAGGGACGAAAATGTTTTACAATCACGCCGGAAGGTCGCTGCTTTTTACTTTTAAAAGCTGACATTCTGGCTGAAGTTAAAATGAAGCTAAATTATGCACAAGAGCTGAAAGCAGGTAACCAATTTGCTAATGAAATTGAGTTAGCGGTAGATAAATTTAAATCATTACTCCGGCATAAAATTGTATTACAGCAACTATCAAAGCAAGAATCGGCTCAAGTGGTGGATATCATCAACCAAGCCGTAAAACGAATTGAGCAAGTGAATGAGGCACTATTAGTTTCTGAAAATAACGTAGTCTCGGAAAATAATGCCGTTTTAGAAAAGAATGCAGTAGAAGGAAAATAACATGGCAAAAACCCGTCATATTATCCAAGTTAAAGAGCAAATTCATATGAAAGAGACCATGCAGCCAGAACAAGTGATGCAGCCGGAAGAAAATAAGCAAATCGAGCCAAAAGATGAATCGGCAGATTCTGTGCCAAAGAGTAAGGTAAAATTTAAAGAGGTAGTTTGCCCTAGTGTGCCAATGTCATACTTTAAGCGAGCAAAAAAACAGAAATATTAAGTTGAGCTAGACGTAAAGCAGTGTGGCAAAACAGTTATTCATAAAATGAGAGTAAACAGGGTGATTAGCCTACATTTCACCGATAAGGATTTGCGTTACTTTATTAATAATTATTTTGTCACGGTATTATTTTGTCATTGAAGTAATGAAAAAGCCCCTAGTGCATGTCGGCATCTAGGGGCTTTATTATTTTAGATCTCTAGCAAAGTTTGAATTCGCTGAATTTCCTCAATCCACTGTTGCTGAAGAAGGGGCTTCTGATGCACAACTTTACGTTGTTTATCCGCTGCCAATTTTTCTTCTAGCGCCAACAGTTGCTCAAGAAGGTCATCTTCATGAGAATGAGTTATGGCCCTTTGAGTATTTTCAGAAATTAAACGGGTTTGGCTTTCTTCCAATTCGTTCTCTGAAAAGGCGGATTGTTTCTCTATTTTCTGGTAAATCTCTTCCAGATCTAGATACTCTTCCAAGTGATTATTGTGAATATACCAATAACGCTGGCAGCTATTCTCAATTAACCATTTATCATGACTAACGACTAACAGCGCCCCCTCGAATTGGGAAATTTGCTCGCTCAGCGCTTCCTTTCCTTCAAGATCAAGGTGGTTTGTCGGTTCATCCAGTAAAATTAGCGCGTATTGCGCCAAACTTAGCCCAATAAACAGCAAACGCGCTCGTTCACCACCACTTAACGTTGCCACTTTTTGTTGATGGCGAGAATAGACAAATCCTGCACTGATCAACGCCATTTTTCGCTGTTCATCGGTGAGAGGGGCAAAATGCCGCAATGCATCGATTAAACTATCATGATCATTCAGCTGTGCTAATTGTTGATCATAATAACCCACGGAAATCGTTGGATGAAACTTTAACTGTGTTTCATAACGTAGGTCAGCGAGGTATTGCTGCCAAATCAAACGTAATAGCGTGGATTTTCCGCAGCCATTGGCACCCATAATGGCAATACGATCACCACTTTTCACTTGCGAAAAGGGGACTGAAAACAGAAACTGACCATCCGGCGTGGTGACTTGCGTATTATCCAACTCAAGCACTCGATCCGCTGGAATCGCTTTTCCATTCAGCAACAGTTGCCATTGATAGCCTTCAGTGAGGTCTGTTTGATCCTCTTTTAAACGATCTATCTGCTTTTCCATCTGCTTAGCTTTTCGGGCAAGCCCTTCATTATCATAAACCTTACCCCAAATCGCTAACCGCTTAGCACTTGAAGCAATACGATCAATTTCCTTTTGCTCGGCGTTAAAGCGATGCTCATCGGCGCGGTCGGTTTCTGCTAATGCTTGGCGTGCTTGGCTGCATGGAAGCCGATAAAAATGCAGAGTTTTATCTCGCAAAATCCACGTACTGTTTGTCACCTTATCTAACAAAGATTGGTCATGAGAAACCAACACAAAGCTACCTTTCCAACTTTGCAGGAAATTTCCTAACCAAATAAGGGTAGGTAAATCTAGATGGTTACTCGGTTCATCTAACAGCAATAAATCAGGCTGGCTGATTAACGCACGTCCTAACAGTAAACGCGTATGTTGACCGCCACTAATGGCATTTGCTGATTGTTCCCACTGATGCGGTGCAAAT
The Providencia alcalifaciens DNA segment above includes these coding regions:
- a CDS encoding PadR family transcriptional regulator → MFNPKQLRIYILHLLVDGANYGYELIKKISEKTAGFYCPSPGVIYPTLTLLEELGFISTSKETGKGRKCFTITPEGRCFLLLKADILAEVKMKLNYAQELKAGNQFANEIELAVDKFKSLLRHKIVLQQLSKQESAQVVDIINQAVKRIEQVNEALLVSENNVVSENNAVLEKNAVEGK
- a CDS encoding DEAD/DEAH box helicase — translated: MAKTRHIIQVKEQIHMKETMQPEQVMQPEENKQIEPKDESADSVPKSKVKFKEVVCPSVPMSYFKRAKKQKY
- a CDS encoding ABC-F family ATP-binding cassette domain-containing protein, which translates into the protein MSTLLSVKSLNYDTSTTSLLSDISFTLLQGDRIGLIGHNGSGKSTLLKLLTSQLSPNSGQITYANHCVTAYIEQHLPADVAPLTLIDALLQKLPIQEHVSERWRAEVLLTELGFAPHQWEQSANAISGGQHTRLLLGRALISQPDLLLLDEPSNHLDLPTLIWLGNFLQSWKGSFVLVSHDQSLLDKVTNSTWILRDKTLHFYRLPCSQARQALAETDRADEHRFNAEQKEIDRIASSAKRLAIWGKVYDNEGLARKAKQMEKQIDRLKEDQTDLTEGYQWQLLLNGKAIPADRVLELDNTQVTTPDGQFLFSVPFSQVKSGDRIAIMGANGCGKSTLLRLIWQQYLADLRYETQLKFHPTISVGYYDQQLAQLNDHDSLIDALRHFAPLTDEQRKMALISAGFVYSRHQQKVATLSGGERARLLFIGLSLAQYALILLDEPTNHLDLEGKEALSEQISQFEGALLVVSHDKWLIENSCQRYWYIHNNHLEEYLDLEEIYQKIEKQSAFSENELEESQTRLISENTQRAITHSHEDDLLEQLLALEEKLAADKQRKVVHQKPLLQQQWIEEIQRIQTLLEI